Proteins from one Pongo abelii isolate AG06213 chromosome 7, NHGRI_mPonAbe1-v2.0_pri, whole genome shotgun sequence genomic window:
- the PINX1 gene encoding PIN2/TERF1-interacting telomerase inhibitor 1 isoform X3, with product MSMLAERRRKQKWAVDPQNTAWSNDDSKFGQRMLEKMGWSKGKGLGAQEQGATDHIKVQVKNNHLGLGATISNEDNWIAHQDDFNQLLAELNTCHGQETADSSDKKEKKSFSLEEKSKISKNRVHYMKFTKGRCQSFHSR from the exons ATGTCTATGCTGGCTGAGC GTCGGCGGAAGCAGAAGTGGGCTGTGGATCCTCAGAACACTGCCTGGAGTAATGACGATTCCAAGTTTGGCCAGCGGATGCTAGAGAAGATGGGGTGGTCTAAAGGAAAG GGTTTAGGGGCTCAGGAGCAAGGAGCCACAGATCACATTAAAGTTCAAGTGAAAAATAACCACCTGGGACTCGGAGCTACCATCAGTAATGAA GACAACTGGATTGCCCATCAGGATGATTTTAACCAGCTTCTGGCCGAACTGAACACTTGCCATGGGCAGGAAACCGCAG attcctcagacaagaaagaaaagaaatcttttaGCCTTGAGGAAAAGTCCAAAATCTCCAAAAACCGTGTTCACTATATGAAATTCACAAAAG